In a genomic window of Thermococcus sp.:
- a CDS encoding S-layer protein: protein MKVKKIAALAVGAAMIGATIGFASATTVPNIPKSFFVKSDGTPNVKIVVGSNAAAMDVASAADIAVALGSLLYTTQQVEAQNAYVKVKEVIPPATEAMWTIYAYNYTTITVDHGISNITSWATSYDQLPADYWWNGAAFTANYTEWESAFEVPVTLTGKDKAGKYSVDWHVTIANPELKSLDPTKWNMTAPPKKADLVVAPGKLNILVDYVLYNYSVTTTEKITLGKPEWGTTEITKNVTKYYIGDAEEVAANGGTIVSEVFPGVSAGMDFTVFGQSYHVLEVGNDTFTAGMIPADNPMWYEVGQSKTIPGTNWVVTVLDINLQETRALVIVKDAATGAQTGQVILNKGESVYFLEENGQVETYDSLAAAGNRADLVLTLEDTFVGIDNHIIASISAEYDIQVLGPVFHPAEGWNATVKTNDGYITNITLVNDKTLEGNPIDVFGVYDLKYKYVQKGYTEYYNPASGEFVTAPKGKEFIVAYAYICLKEKEGKVIEKELKVGDQLPDSAYTIEGIYTTTIVPKPVTQPIVYMDYEINISDPGSNLILVGGPVANSVTKYLVEHNISKVDWYKSPGDVEYLPKALGGYDVVIVAGATRNETRVAAEALMKYIAELAKE from the coding sequence ATGAAGGTGAAGAAGATCGCGGCACTCGCCGTTGGTGCCGCAATGATTGGTGCAACCATAGGCTTTGCCAGTGCTACCACTGTTCCGAACATTCCGAAGAGCTTCTTCGTTAAGTCTGATGGTACTCCGAACGTTAAAATCGTGGTTGGAAGCAATGCCGCTGCTATGGATGTTGCGAGCGCCGCTGACATAGCCGTTGCCCTTGGAAGCCTGCTCTACACAACCCAGCAGGTTGAAGCTCAGAACGCATACGTTAAGGTTAAAGAGGTCATTCCTCCCGCTACCGAGGCTATGTGGACAATTTACGCTTACAACTACACAACTATAACTGTTGACCACGGAATAAGCAACATAACCAGCTGGGCCACCAGCTACGACCAGCTTCCGGCTGACTACTGGTGGAACGGTGCTGCCTTTACCGCAAACTACACCGAGTGGGAGAGCGCCTTTGAGGTTCCCGTTACCCTGACCGGAAAGGACAAGGCTGGCAAGTACAGCGTTGACTGGCACGTTACGATTGCTAACCCCGAGCTCAAGAGCCTTGACCCCACTAAATGGAACATGACCGCTCCGCCGAAGAAGGCTGACCTCGTCGTTGCTCCCGGTAAGCTCAACATACTCGTTGACTACGTCCTCTACAACTACAGCGTTACTACCACAGAGAAAATTACTCTTGGCAAGCCAGAGTGGGGCACTACAGAGATAACCAAAAACGTTACTAAGTACTACATCGGCGATGCCGAGGAAGTTGCAGCAAACGGTGGAACTATAGTCAGCGAGGTCTTCCCGGGAGTTAGCGCTGGAATGGACTTTACAGTGTTTGGTCAGAGCTATCACGTCCTTGAGGTTGGAAACGACACCTTCACCGCTGGCATGATCCCAGCCGACAACCCCATGTGGTATGAAGTTGGCCAGAGCAAGACCATACCAGGAACCAACTGGGTCGTTACTGTCCTCGACATCAACCTCCAGGAGACGAGGGCTCTCGTCATAGTCAAGGACGCTGCCACAGGTGCCCAGACCGGTCAGGTTATCCTCAACAAGGGCGAGTCAGTCTACTTCCTCGAGGAGAACGGCCAGGTCGAGACCTACGACAGCCTTGCTGCCGCTGGCAACAGGGCCGACCTCGTGCTTACCCTCGAGGACACCTTCGTTGGTATCGACAACCACATCATTGCCAGTATTTCCGCTGAATATGACATCCAGGTTCTCGGTCCGGTCTTCCACCCGGCCGAAGGATGGAACGCTACCGTTAAAACAAATGATGGATACATCACCAACATAACACTCGTCAACGACAAGACCCTCGAGGGCAACCCAATTGACGTCTTCGGCGTCTACGACCTCAAGTACAAGTACGTCCAGAAGGGTTACACCGAGTACTACAACCCCGCCAGTGGCGAGTTCGTCACTGCTCCCAAAGGCAAGGAATTCATAGTTGCCTACGCCTACATCTGCCTCAAGGAGAAGGAGGGCAAGGTCATAGAGAAGGAGCTCAAGGTCGGTGACCAGCTTCCTGACAGCGCTTACACCATTGAGGGAATCTACACAACCACAATCGTGCCCAAGCCGGTTACCCAGCCGATAGTCTACATGGACTACGAGATCAACATTAGCGACCCAGGAAGCAACCTTATCCTTGTCGGCGGTCCTGTCGCCAACAGCGTCACCAAGTACCTTGTTGAGCACAACATCAGTAAGGTTGACTGGTACAAGAGCCCCGGTGACGTCGAGTACCTTCCGAAGGCTCTCGGCGGCTACGACGTTGTCATAGTCGCTGGTGCCACCAGGAACGAAACCAGGGTTGCCGCTGAGGCACTCATGAAGTACATTGCGGAGCTCGCGAAGGAGTGA
- the amrS gene encoding AmmeMemoRadiSam system radical SAM enzyme produces the protein MREAMWWEPLDNNRVRCKLCPLNCIISEGKRGSCRVRKNIGGKLYTLNYGKVSAIGADPVEKKPLFHFWPGSCALSISSVGCNMHCKHCQNWEISQADESFPYLHDMSPEMVVAIAKRYGCESIAYTYNEPVIWYEFVLDTAKLAKEEGIYNLLITNGYINEEPFRELAPYIDAMNIDIKAFSDEFYMKIASVPSGEPSRKTAVIAKKEFGIHVELTYLIIPTLNDREEEIRAFARWVVEELGDDTPVHFSRFFPHYKLRHLPPTPLETMDMAYRIAKEEGLKFVYIGNVPGHPGENTYCPRCGKPLIVRWGFEITEYNISEDGRCKYCGERIPIVGTYKKKRYPGMWW, from the coding sequence ATGCGCGAGGCGATGTGGTGGGAGCCACTCGATAACAACCGCGTGAGGTGTAAGCTCTGCCCGCTCAACTGTATAATCAGCGAGGGGAAGAGGGGTTCCTGTAGGGTTAGGAAGAACATCGGTGGAAAGCTCTACACCCTTAACTACGGAAAGGTTTCGGCCATCGGAGCGGACCCCGTTGAGAAAAAGCCACTCTTCCACTTCTGGCCGGGTTCGTGTGCCCTCTCGATAAGCTCGGTCGGCTGTAACATGCACTGCAAGCACTGTCAGAACTGGGAGATTAGCCAGGCCGATGAGAGCTTTCCTTACCTTCACGACATGAGTCCTGAGATGGTGGTGGCAATAGCGAAGCGCTACGGCTGTGAGAGCATAGCATACACCTACAACGAGCCGGTCATCTGGTACGAGTTCGTTCTGGACACGGCTAAGCTCGCTAAAGAAGAGGGAATCTACAACCTCCTCATAACCAACGGCTACATAAACGAGGAACCATTCAGGGAGCTGGCCCCTTACATTGACGCTATGAACATAGACATCAAGGCCTTCAGCGACGAGTTCTACATGAAGATAGCTAGCGTTCCAAGCGGTGAACCGAGCAGAAAAACAGCGGTAATAGCGAAGAAGGAGTTTGGAATCCATGTGGAGCTGACCTACCTGATAATCCCGACCCTGAACGATAGGGAGGAGGAAATACGCGCCTTTGCCCGCTGGGTTGTGGAAGAGCTCGGCGACGATACGCCGGTCCACTTCTCACGCTTCTTCCCCCACTACAAGTTAAGGCACCTCCCACCAACACCGCTTGAGACGATGGACATGGCCTACCGCATAGCTAAAGAAGAAGGCTTAAAGTTCGTCTACATCGGTAACGTGCCCGGCCATCCGGGGGAGAACACATACTGCCCGAGGTGTGGAAAGCCTTTAATAGTCCGCTGGGGTTTCGAGATTACCGAGTACAACATCAGCGAGGATGGAAGGTGCAAGTACTGCGGTGAGAGAATTCCCATCGTGGGGACGTACAAAAAGAAGCGTTATCCCGGGATGTGGTGGTGA
- a CDS encoding polysaccharide deacetylase family protein, with product MGKIVMLTFDVEQDCPPFAETRRGMEEGLPRVMDLLEEFEIRGTFLFTGRIAEEFPELARRAGKKHELGCHGLEHERFDRLPQGEAERRLREAMETLSQFGEVISFRAPNFQFPDEYYGILAKLGFKVDSTKARHKGWRRGVMELHGLLEVPATTTSIVTRLPWALQRGFHRRFESPIVYIFHPWEFVDMPKRLRPDCWFGTGRGALEKLRKLIEFHLGNGARFMTLREFYEEYQKLKRTRG from the coding sequence ATGGGTAAAATCGTCATGCTCACCTTTGACGTTGAGCAGGACTGTCCTCCCTTCGCGGAGACAAGGAGGGGAATGGAGGAGGGCCTCCCGAGGGTAATGGACCTGCTCGAGGAGTTTGAAATCAGGGGGACTTTCCTCTTCACTGGGAGAATCGCGGAGGAGTTCCCGGAACTGGCAAGACGCGCCGGTAAAAAACACGAGCTCGGCTGTCATGGTCTCGAACACGAGCGCTTTGACAGACTGCCTCAGGGAGAAGCAGAGCGAAGGTTGAGGGAGGCAATGGAAACTCTCTCCCAATTTGGAGAGGTTATTTCTTTTCGAGCACCAAACTTCCAGTTTCCAGACGAATACTACGGAATCCTGGCAAAGCTCGGTTTCAAGGTTGACTCGACAAAGGCCAGGCACAAGGGCTGGAGGAGGGGAGTCATGGAGCTCCACGGCCTTCTTGAGGTTCCAGCGACGACAACTTCGATAGTCACGAGGCTTCCCTGGGCCCTTCAGAGGGGCTTCCACAGGAGGTTTGAGAGTCCGATTGTTTACATCTTCCACCCCTGGGAGTTCGTGGACATGCCTAAAAGGCTCAGACCCGACTGCTGGTTCGGAACAGGGAGGGGAGCCCTTGAAAAGTTGAGAAAGCTGATTGAGTTTCACCTTGGAAACGGCGCCAGATTCATGACCCTCCGGGAGTTCTACGAGGAATACCAAAAGCTTAAACGCACCCGGGGGTAG
- a CDS encoding glycosyltransferase family 4 protein, whose product MESLKIALVSDWYYPKLGGVAVHMHDLALYLRSLGHEVAIITNNRITGKEMELKENGIYLIKVPGYTLGKVGINMSVLSHNASKMIPYIEGYDVVHGQHAFTPLALKAVSAGRKIGKATLITTHSINYENSSVIRALARVTFPYFKYHLRNPHRIIAVSKASKDFIRRFTRVPVEVIQNGVNVGFFDIPLSKEEAKEKLGLGERVILYVGRLEPRKGVGTLINAMKHVDGTLLVAGQGSMLPLLRERAKLLGIKDKVRFLGLVDYSKLPLLYRASDVFVLPSLSEAFGIVLLEAMASGVPVIGTRVGGIPEIIDGCGILVPPGNAGELANAINLVLNNQSVEKRLSRLGKRRVERVYDWNVVVRRIVSLYREVLDEVAENG is encoded by the coding sequence ATGGAGAGCCTTAAAATCGCGCTGGTGAGCGACTGGTATTACCCCAAGCTCGGTGGCGTTGCCGTTCATATGCATGACCTCGCGCTTTACCTCAGGAGTCTAGGCCACGAGGTTGCTATAATCACAAACAATCGCATAACCGGAAAGGAAATGGAGTTAAAAGAAAATGGAATATATCTAATAAAGGTTCCTGGTTATACCCTGGGTAAAGTTGGGATAAATATGAGCGTTTTGTCTCACAATGCCTCCAAAATGATTCCCTACATCGAGGGTTACGACGTTGTCCACGGCCAGCACGCTTTTACACCTCTGGCACTGAAAGCCGTCTCCGCCGGCAGGAAGATAGGGAAGGCAACGCTGATAACAACGCACAGCATAAACTACGAGAACTCCTCAGTGATTAGGGCGCTGGCCAGGGTTACGTTTCCCTACTTCAAATACCACCTCAGGAACCCCCACAGGATAATAGCAGTCAGCAAAGCCTCAAAGGACTTCATAAGGCGTTTCACCCGCGTTCCGGTGGAGGTAATCCAGAACGGGGTCAACGTGGGATTTTTTGACATACCCCTTTCGAAGGAGGAAGCCAAGGAAAAGCTGGGTCTCGGGGAGAGGGTAATCCTGTATGTGGGCAGGCTGGAGCCGAGAAAAGGTGTGGGGACCCTTATAAACGCCATGAAACACGTTGATGGGACGCTTCTCGTAGCCGGTCAGGGGAGCATGCTCCCCCTTCTGAGGGAGAGGGCCAAACTGCTTGGGATAAAGGATAAGGTCAGATTTCTTGGACTCGTGGATTACTCTAAGCTTCCACTTCTCTATCGCGCCAGCGACGTCTTCGTTCTGCCAAGCCTCAGCGAGGCCTTTGGAATAGTCCTCCTCGAGGCGATGGCCTCGGGTGTGCCGGTTATAGGAACCCGTGTTGGAGGAATCCCCGAGATAATAGACGGCTGTGGTATTCTTGTTCCGCCGGGAAACGCCGGGGAGCTGGCCAACGCAATAAACCTTGTCCTCAACAACCAGAGCGTTGAGAAGAGACTGAGCCGTCTCGGGAAGAGGCGAGTTGAGAGGGTCTACGACTGGAACGTGGTTGTAAGGAGAATTGTCTCCCTCTACCGCGAGGTTCTCGACGAGGTGGCTGAGAATGGGTAA
- a CDS encoding thiamine-phosphate kinase: MRESEIIELFLRHLKRQGDLPLGDDAGAIRFGKAWLVATNDMLVRRTDVPDIMTPEQAGFKAVTMNVSDVSAMGARPIGFLFSLGIPGDLDAEYLEGIARGIEKALEFYEVPVLSADTNEADDLIIDGIALGITETLLTRSGAKLGDLVCVTGDLGRALAGYLVWKNELDLSKRVKKKLYEKFLEPKARVREGLALSKVASSAIDVSDGLAKELHLLAGMSGVGIEVYPEKLPVGEGVKEVAELLGLDPVELVIASGEEFELVFTVKPELVEGLGIEFSVIGRVVEGNGVYFVSNKDRKPLLPLGWEHLSRQKVYNGIF, encoded by the coding sequence TTGAGGGAATCCGAAATCATTGAACTCTTCCTCAGACACCTCAAAAGGCAGGGTGATTTACCCCTCGGGGACGATGCAGGGGCAATCAGGTTCGGAAAGGCATGGCTTGTTGCCACAAACGACATGCTCGTCAGAAGGACTGACGTTCCAGATATAATGACTCCCGAGCAGGCCGGCTTTAAGGCGGTAACGATGAACGTGAGCGATGTTTCAGCTATGGGAGCCAGGCCCATAGGCTTCCTCTTCTCGCTTGGAATACCGGGGGATTTGGACGCCGAATACCTCGAAGGGATAGCGAGGGGGATTGAGAAGGCTTTAGAATTCTACGAGGTTCCCGTTTTAAGCGCCGACACAAACGAGGCCGACGATTTGATAATAGATGGCATCGCTCTTGGAATAACTGAGACGCTTCTCACCCGCTCCGGGGCAAAACTGGGTGATTTGGTCTGCGTTACCGGTGATTTGGGGAGGGCCCTTGCCGGCTATCTGGTCTGGAAGAACGAACTCGATTTATCCAAGCGAGTTAAGAAAAAACTCTACGAGAAGTTCCTTGAGCCCAAGGCGAGGGTTAGGGAGGGGTTGGCCCTCTCGAAAGTTGCCAGCTCTGCAATAGACGTAAGCGACGGCCTGGCCAAGGAGCTCCACCTCTTGGCTGGAATGAGCGGAGTAGGGATTGAGGTTTACCCTGAAAAACTGCCAGTTGGGGAAGGCGTGAAGGAAGTGGCGGAGCTTTTGGGCCTTGACCCAGTGGAGCTGGTTATAGCGAGCGGTGAGGAGTTCGAGCTTGTCTTTACCGTGAAGCCGGAACTAGTTGAGGGGCTTGGCATTGAGTTCTCCGTAATCGGAAGGGTTGTTGAGGGGAATGGCGTTTACTTTGTTTCTAATAAAGACAGGAAGCCTCTTCTTCCCTTGGGCTGGGAACATCTAAGTCGGCAGAAGGTTTATAATGGAATTTTCTAA
- a CDS encoding ATP-binding protein, whose translation MGIVREVVEDYLEVEVDGVERELEVPLPRVPRAIAITGPRRAGKSFYMLQRFKRLLSQIPALYLPLDDDRLYPPTLDTLGELLEVFHEIHDERRGVLFLDEVQEVQKWELFVKRAVSLGHTVFVSGSSSKLLSREIATQLRGRGVSFELYPFSFREFLRAKSFEPGESLPKKARIKALLEEYLRWGGFPEVVLEKSELLKRKTLEGYVDLILYRDVVERFGVKNTRALRLLLRLIGSSFGREFSINRTARYMRGIGIEANRNTLSAYLEHLEDAYLVVRVKKLAPPRESEKALPKVYLIDTGLVRVFKENLELGRLMESVVLTELLRMGIRPYYLKTQRFEVDFVIREGDSYRLIQVTRSPEGDTLEREIKALGEASKLIPVHERTLITWDDEGEIGRVKLVPLWRWLLGVKP comes from the coding sequence ATGGGCATAGTCAGGGAGGTCGTGGAGGACTACCTTGAGGTTGAGGTAGATGGAGTTGAGAGGGAACTTGAGGTCCCCCTTCCCAGGGTTCCGAGGGCCATAGCTATAACAGGCCCCAGAAGGGCTGGAAAAAGCTTCTACATGCTCCAGAGATTTAAGCGCCTGCTTTCTCAAATCCCTGCCCTCTATTTGCCCTTAGATGACGACAGGCTCTATCCACCAACCCTCGACACTCTAGGGGAGCTCCTTGAGGTATTTCACGAAATTCACGACGAGAGAAGGGGCGTTCTTTTCCTTGATGAGGTTCAGGAAGTCCAAAAATGGGAGTTGTTTGTCAAGAGGGCTGTCTCACTTGGCCATACGGTTTTTGTATCGGGCTCCTCCTCAAAGCTCCTAAGCAGGGAAATCGCGACTCAGCTCAGGGGTAGGGGAGTCTCCTTTGAGCTGTATCCCTTTTCCTTCAGGGAGTTTTTGAGGGCCAAGTCCTTCGAACCAGGGGAATCCCTCCCAAAAAAGGCCAGAATCAAGGCCCTTCTCGAAGAGTATCTCAGATGGGGAGGTTTTCCCGAGGTGGTCCTGGAGAAGTCGGAGCTTTTGAAGAGGAAGACCCTTGAAGGCTACGTTGATCTGATACTGTATCGGGATGTTGTTGAGCGCTTTGGAGTGAAGAACACGAGGGCGCTTAGGCTTTTGCTGAGACTCATCGGCTCGTCCTTTGGCAGGGAGTTCTCAATAAACAGAACGGCCAGGTACATGAGGGGAATTGGGATAGAAGCCAACAGGAACACGCTTTCGGCTTATCTTGAGCACCTTGAGGACGCTTACCTCGTTGTTAGGGTCAAGAAGCTAGCGCCACCCCGGGAGAGCGAGAAGGCCCTGCCCAAAGTCTATCTCATCGACACTGGCCTCGTGAGAGTCTTTAAGGAAAACTTGGAACTGGGAAGACTAATGGAGTCAGTGGTTTTAACTGAGCTTCTTCGCATGGGGATTAGACCGTACTACCTCAAAACCCAGAGGTTCGAGGTTGATTTCGTGATAAGGGAGGGGGATTCGTACAGGTTAATTCAGGTAACGCGCTCTCCCGAAGGGGACACATTAGAGAGGGAAATCAAAGCCCTTGGGGAGGCATCAAAGCTTATTCCCGTTCACGAGAGGACCTTGATAACCTGGGACGATGAGGGGGAAATCGGTCGCGTAAAGCTAGTACCCCTATGGCGGTGGCTCTTGGGGGTGAAACCTTGA
- a CDS encoding TIGR00375 family protein: protein MLVDADLHIHSRYSKAVSKAMTVPNLAENARFKGLGIVGTGDILNPMWERELLRYTRKVDEGTYERKGVRFLLTTEVEDNRRVHHVLIFPSIETVREMRERLKPYSGDIDTEGRPHLSLSASEIADLANELDVLIGPAHAFTPWTSLYKEYDSLKEAYGSARIHFLELGLSANSEMADMIRAHHRLTYLSNSDAHSPMPHRLGREFNRFDVREATFEEIRKAILKLGGRRIVLNAGLDPRLGKYHLTACSRCYTHYSLGEAKALKWKCPRCGGRIKKGVRDRILELADTNERPEDRPPYLRLAPLAEIIAMVIGKGVETKAVRVIWERFLRDFGSEIRVLVDVPVRELARVHEDVAKAIWAYRNEKLIVIPGGGGKYGEIRLPEEIRRAKIEELDSVDIELPEEKPKQRSITEFLKRR from the coding sequence ATGCTCGTCGATGCCGACCTTCACATTCACTCGCGCTATTCAAAGGCCGTCTCAAAGGCAATGACGGTTCCCAACCTCGCTGAAAACGCGCGCTTTAAGGGTTTGGGTATCGTTGGAACCGGCGACATACTTAACCCGATGTGGGAAAGGGAACTCCTTAGATACACCAGAAAAGTTGACGAAGGAACCTATGAGAGGAAGGGGGTAAGGTTTCTTCTGACGACGGAAGTCGAGGACAATAGGAGGGTTCACCACGTCCTGATTTTCCCGAGCATCGAGACCGTAAGGGAGATGCGCGAGAGGCTGAAGCCCTATTCGGGCGACATCGATACGGAAGGGAGGCCCCACTTAAGCCTTTCAGCCTCTGAAATAGCCGACCTGGCAAACGAGCTCGACGTTCTCATAGGCCCGGCCCATGCATTCACTCCTTGGACGAGCCTTTACAAGGAGTACGATTCCCTGAAGGAGGCCTATGGAAGCGCAAGAATCCACTTCCTTGAGCTTGGCCTCTCCGCCAATAGCGAGATGGCCGACATGATAAGGGCCCACCACAGGCTGACCTATCTAAGCAACAGCGACGCTCACTCACCGATGCCCCACCGTCTCGGAAGGGAGTTCAACCGCTTCGATGTTAGGGAGGCGACCTTTGAGGAGATTAGAAAGGCCATCCTCAAACTGGGTGGCAGGAGAATCGTTCTCAACGCCGGTCTCGACCCGAGGCTTGGCAAGTACCACCTCACCGCATGCTCGCGCTGTTACACCCACTATTCCCTCGGGGAGGCCAAAGCTTTGAAATGGAAATGTCCCAGGTGCGGTGGAAGGATAAAGAAGGGCGTGAGGGACAGAATTCTGGAGCTGGCCGATACCAACGAGAGGCCCGAGGACAGGCCCCCGTATCTAAGGCTAGCCCCTCTTGCGGAGATAATAGCGATGGTAATCGGCAAAGGAGTCGAAACAAAGGCAGTAAGGGTAATCTGGGAGCGCTTTTTAAGGGACTTTGGGAGCGAGATTAGAGTTCTCGTTGACGTACCGGTCAGAGAGCTCGCCAGGGTTCATGAGGACGTTGCGAAAGCCATCTGGGCCTACAGGAACGAAAAGCTAATCGTAATTCCCGGCGGGGGAGGAAAATACGGGGAGATAAGACTTCCAGAGGAGATTAGGAGGGCGAAAATAGAGGAACTGGACAGCGTTGACATCGAGCTTCCCGAGGAAAAACCAAAGCAGAGGAGCATAACGGAGTTCCTGAAGCGTAGATGA